The Dehalococcoides mccartyi CG5 genome contains the following window.
CTGATGAATCAGCAGTACATGTTCGCGGGTCTGAGGCATAGGGCCGTCAGGCGCGGAAACTACCAGAATAGCACCGTCCATCTGGGCAGCACCGGTAATCATGTTCTTGATATAGTCGGCATGTCCAGGACAGTCAATATGGGCATAATGCCTGGTTTCGGTCTGATATTCAATATGAGAAATAGCAATTGTCAGACCTCTAGCTTTTTCCTCAGGAGCATTGTCAATCTGGTCATAGGCGCGGAAATCAGCCCAACCCTTGGTTGAAAGGGTCTTGGTGATAGCCGCAGTCAGGGTAGTTTTGCCATGGTCTACGTGTCCGATAGTGCCTACATTACAATGAGGCTTAGAGCGGTCAAACTTTTGCTTTGCCATTTCTTTTAATTATTCCCCCTTATTATTATGGAGCCCACAATCAGATTCGAACTGATGACCCCGTTCTTACCAAGAACGTGCTCTACCTACTGAGCTATGTGGGCAACGCTTACATTATATTTATTTTAACACCCACTGTCCAGCCCGACGGGGTTATAAAATACTCTGGAGAGGGCAGGGTTCGAACCTGCGTAGCCCTTAGGGCGGCAGATTTACAGTCTGCTCCGATTAACCACTCCGGCACCTCTCCATGATGCTGGTAAAAAAGCCCAAAAAAAATTAGCGGCTCAGCCCGAGAGGGGATTCGAACCCGCTAACCTACCGATTACAAGTCGGTTGCGCTTCCTTTGCGCCACTCGGGCAATATTTTTATCACTTTTCAGGCTGATTGTCAAACAATCAAAGTGAGATTATACGTAAACAAAGCCCCAAAGTCAAGCAGAATCAACTGTTTTCGTATCTATTTTGTAAGCAGGGCATATCTGATGGATATTTGCCTGAGCTGGATGAAAATATCAGGTAATTTACCACCACATATCCACCCGGTGGAAGGATTCGGTCTTAACATATTTTTCAGCATCAGGGTATATCTCTGTGTATTTTCCCAGATCTCCCATTTCACTCATAGCCGAAATAACTTCGTCCATTCTGCCGCCGCCCTGGCTTTTATGGCAGGAAATAGATTTTAGTTTTAATATTGCGGTCTGGCTGATATCTACCTGATAATTCGGCTCTTGCGGGTTCGAAAGCAGAAGCTCGGTAACTTTATGAGGTTCAAGCCCTTCGGATATAAGGTCCGGATAAGCCAGATGATCACGCGAATACGGGAAAATAGCATCCATAACAGCTTCTCCGCACTGGCGGTGGTCTCTATGCCACCAGAGATACCGTTGGTACGGGTCTGTAGTAATAACGGTAAATGGTTTGAAAGTGCGTATCTGACGTACCAGCTCCTTACGCAGTTCGGGCGTATTTTCAAGCCCCTGGTCAGGTTTGCCCAAAAAAACCACCCGGCTGACACCCAGCACACCTGCCGCCTGCCGCTGTTCTTCTTCTCGTATTTTTACCAGTTCAGACGGTATCATATTGCGGTCAGAAGTGCCTTTATCCCCATTGGTACATACCACATAAGCCACTTTTTTACCCTCGGCGGTCATTTTGGCAATAGTTCCGCCCGCACCAAATTCGGCATCATCCGGGTGAGGCATGATAACCAATACATCTGCTTTGAAAGACATCTCTCCTCCGTTCTATAGAACCCCTGCTGTTTCAGGGTCTAAAATACCATAATATACAGACTCTATTTGAGCGGACACAGACTGCCATGTATATTCTTCTGCTATTTTACGTATAGCCTTATGGTTAGCGATTTTTTGGTAAAGCCATTCCTTCAGGCAGAGTGCCAGTTGTTCGGGTTGATTACCGGGGATAAGGCAACCGTTTATACCCGGACGAATGATATCAGGAGCAACCCCTACTCTGCCGCTGATAACCGGAGTACCACAAGCCATAGCTTCCAGTATAACCATGCCAAAGCTTTCATAATACGATGGGATTATACAAACTTTGGCGGCATTATAATATTTTGCCAGGACGTCCTGTTTGACCGACCCGTAAAATTTCACTTTATCTGAAATAGCCAGCTCTTCCGCCACTTTTTCCAGCCTGTTTCTTTCACCTTGGCTATATTCATCACCGCCAACCACCAGAAGCTCCATATCAGCCTCAATCAGTGAAACCGCCTTGAGCAGATTATCCAGCCCCTTAAGTTTCTCCAGCCTCCCCACAAATAACGCTTTGGGGGCGGCGGAAAGCCCCAATTCTGCCTCAGCCTCAGCCCGGTCAGTGATGGAAAAAAGCCTTGTATTTACCCCGCATGGGATTACCCTTATTTTATCTGGTTCAGCCTGATATAGAGATATCAGGTCATTTTTTTCATTTTGAGTAGCGGCTATTATCAAGTCTGTTTCGTGTACTATATTTTGTTCGGCATCCAGCCGAAGCTGGGGGTCAACCTGTGCCTGCATCAAACGGTTTTTAACCTTTCCCAGCGTGTGAAACATAACCAGATGGGGCACTTCCCAGAGTTTGCTTAACGCCAGCCCTGCTCTGGCAGACAGCCAGTAATGACTGTGGATGAGATCATATTTAATACCTTCAGCCTTACGGAATGCCTCCAGCCCGCAAACAAAGCTTTCCAGATGCTCATACTGAGCCAGCTTTCCCATATCTTCTACCGGCCCGGCCTGAATGTGAATAAGCCGAACATTGGGGGCTAAAAACTCCCAAACGTCATCACGGGGGTCATGGGCACGGGTATAAATATCAACCTGGTAACCGCTATTTCCCAAAGAACGCGCCAACTCGCAGATATACACATTCATACCGCCGGTATCCCGTCCTCCGGGTTGCCCCAGAGGACAGCTGTGCAGGCTGACAAGGGCAATATTTAATTTCTTTTTAGCCAACAGTTTGCACCTGATTATTCAAATTTATTTGGCATTTGTAAACCGGCTGGGATTTTCCGCCCAGATGAAATTTGTACTTCTCTTCCCCCCGCAGAAAATCAAAGGCATCATATCCTTTTTCTATAGCATCTTTGACAGCCAGCATTTTTGATAGCACGCCCACGCTCAGGTGGGAATATTCAGGACGATACCCGCTATTATACAAATACCTTATATTATTATAGTCAAAGCAAAACAGACTGGCCAGAGTGGTATCTGCTGTCTTCAGAAATACCAAACGCAGATATCCCTGACCGGCAAGCCAGTGTGCCAGTTGCCTGAAATAACAACGCATTTCAGGGCTGAGGAAAAGTGCCTTTTCGGGGTGGCTTTGTTCCATCTGCTCAAGCAAGATTTCTACACTTTCAGGGTTGGTATTTATTTCCAGCCTTGGCGTCAAGGCTTCATCAAGACGGCGCAGCTTACGTTTCAGTTCGTGGCGCTGGTGCGGCTCCAGCATAGACATATACTTGTCAAAGTCAGCTGGCAGATCCAGCAGAGGCGAGACATCTGCCTGTTCGCAGATTATCTGAAAACCTTTTTCTTTGGCCATAGGCAACAGGTAGTTATAAGCTTCGGAACGGGAAGTCAAACTTTCCAGTTCCAATATCTCAACCTGCTTCTGCTTCAGCAGTTTCATCAGCAGTTCAAAATATCCCAGCTGGTGACCGGGCTTAACCATGAAATCCAGATAATCAAAAACGCTTCCGTCAGCTATAAAACGGGCAACTCCGTTATTTATACGCAAGGCTATCAACCCTATGGTTTCAGTTTCACTAGTAACCAACCCGCAGATTTGCCGGTCTGACGGTGAAAAACACTTCTGCCAGACAGACTGCCAGCCCGGGTGGATAAACGGGTTGGCAACATTCAACCCGTTTTGGCTGGCATCAAAATTACGGCTTAATTCCTCAAGTCCCAGTTCTTTAAAAATATATACCACTTTAAAAGCATATCACCTGCCCGCTTTTAAGACAATTTTCGGCGGCGTTAATGCCAAAGACATATTTGACATTACGGTATTGCAGCTTTATTATATTCTTATATGCTAATATACGCATATGGGGGTTTTATGGAAAACTACGTTAATATATTTAAATCATTGGCAGACGAATACCGCCTGAGGATACTCAGTTTGTTGTTCAAACAGGAGTGTTGCGTTTGTGAAATCCAGCAGGCTCTGGGCATAAGCCAAACTTCTGCCTCCCGTCACCTTCAAAACCTGCATCAGGCCGGGCTGATAAAGCTCCGTCGTGACGGGTTGTGGGCACTTTATTCGGTGGATTATG
Protein-coding sequences here:
- a CDS encoding GNAT family N-acetyltransferase, encoding MVYIFKELGLEELSRNFDASQNGLNVANPFIHPGWQSVWQKCFSPSDRQICGLVTSETETIGLIALRINNGVARFIADGSVFDYLDFMVKPGHQLGYFELLMKLLKQKQVEILELESLTSRSEAYNYLLPMAKEKGFQIICEQADVSPLLDLPADFDKYMSMLEPHQRHELKRKLRRLDEALTPRLEINTNPESVEILLEQMEQSHPEKALFLSPEMRCYFRQLAHWLAGQGYLRLVFLKTADTTLASLFCFDYNNIRYLYNSGYRPEYSHLSVGVLSKMLAVKDAIEKGYDAFDFLRGEEKYKFHLGGKSQPVYKCQINLNNQVQTVG
- a CDS encoding PIG-L deacetylase family protein translates to MSFKADVLVIMPHPDDAEFGAGGTIAKMTAEGKKVAYVVCTNGDKGTSDRNMIPSELVKIREEEQRQAAGVLGVSRVVFLGKPDQGLENTPELRKELVRQIRTFKPFTVITTDPYQRYLWWHRDHRQCGEAVMDAIFPYSRDHLAYPDLISEGLEPHKVTELLLSNPQEPNYQVDISQTAILKLKSISCHKSQGGGRMDEVISAMSEMGDLGKYTEIYPDAEKYVKTESFHRVDMWW
- a CDS encoding glycosyltransferase family 4 protein — protein: MAKKKLNIALVSLHSCPLGQPGGRDTGGMNVYICELARSLGNSGYQVDIYTRAHDPRDDVWEFLAPNVRLIHIQAGPVEDMGKLAQYEHLESFVCGLEAFRKAEGIKYDLIHSHYWLSARAGLALSKLWEVPHLVMFHTLGKVKNRLMQAQVDPQLRLDAEQNIVHETDLIIAATQNEKNDLISLYQAEPDKIRVIPCGVNTRLFSITDRAEAEAELGLSAAPKALFVGRLEKLKGLDNLLKAVSLIEADMELLVVGGDEYSQGERNRLEKVAEELAISDKVKFYGSVKQDVLAKYYNAAKVCIIPSYYESFGMVILEAMACGTPVISGRVGVAPDIIRPGINGCLIPGNQPEQLALCLKEWLYQKIANHKAIRKIAEEYTWQSVSAQIESVYYGILDPETAGVL
- a CDS encoding ArsR/SmtB family transcription factor; this translates as MENYVNIFKSLADEYRLRILSLLFKQECCVCEIQQALGISQTSASRHLQNLHQAGLIKLRRDGLWALYSVDYGEFPSDIRKLMQYTKEMLAQNPQALQDFSRLKASCRRGNV